One Serratia liquefaciens genomic window, CTTTACGGTTACCCAGCAAGATCACCGGCGGATCCTCGGCCAATACCTGATACAGCTTATGGTATAAAGGCTTACGCTGTTCGATATCCAGCGTGGCGTTAGCCTCGCCAATCAGCTTGTCCACCTGCGGATTGTGATAGCCGGTTTCGCTGACCTGGCTGATGAAATCACGCACCCCGTCATGCGGGTCATTCAGCCCGCTGGTACTGAGCGACGCCAGATCGTAATTACCGGCCTTGCGTTGCGCCAGCAGCGCATTGAAATCCAACACCTGCGGCTTCAACAGCACGCCAATCTGCCGATAGTTGTCTTTGGCAATCGGCACCAGCGCATCGTTAATCAGCTTTTTGGTCACCAACAGCGTCAGCTCCAGCTTTTTACCGTCCTTCTGGCGAATGCCGTCCGCTCCCGGTTTCCACCCGGCCTGATCCAGCAGTTGCTTGGCTTTGTTGACATCGTAGGCGTAGGGGTTGATGCCCTGCGGATCGTATGCCCAGGATACGGGCGAGATCGGCTGATTGGCCACCGAACCGTAACCCTGGTACACCACGGTAATCAGCTTTTGCCGATCCAGACCGTAGATCAGTGCCTGACGCACGCGCGCATCCTGCAGAGCCGGACGTTTAAAGTTGAAATCCACCCGGCTGTAGTCGCTGGAGCTGTACAAATTGATATTGGCGAAGCCAAGCAGCTTCAGCTGTTCAATGTCATCGGGCTTGGAAGTAAAGGCGTCGTAGTCGGTTTCGCCGGTCTGGAACAGCTGGAAGTTGGTTGAGGGATTGGTCACCCGGTAAATAAAGCGCGCCACGGCCGGCGTACCGAGATAGAAGTTCGGGTTGGCGTGGAACCGGATTTCCTGCCCCGGTACGTATTTATCGTAAATATAGGGCCCGTTGCCTAACGGCTTGCCGTTCAGCGCACGCACGCTCTCCAGCTTACCGCGCTGGTATTCCTTGCCGTAATAGGCTTTCGACAGCACCGGCCCGCCGATCAGCTGCAGCGTAGTCGCCCCCGGCTGGGTGGTGGTGATTTGAAGCGTACGATCGTCGATCACCTTCAGCCCGCTGATGCTGGGGGCGGTGCCGTTCTTGTACTCCGCCCCGCCCTGAATGTGCGCCGGAGCAATGTCGGTATCTCCGTCATAGGCAGGGTCATGCAGCAGCGTCAGGGTAAAGGCGATATCTTCGGCTTTGATTGGCGAGCCGTCGCTGTAGAGCAGATTAGGCCGCAGTTTGATGGTGTAGACCCGGTTGTCCGGGCTGACCTGCCAGGACTCTGCCAGCCGCGCCACCGGTTTGCCCTGGCTGTCCAGACCAATCAGCCGGGTAAAGATCACGTCGGTGACGTTCTCATCCCAGCCATTGCTGAACAGATAGGGATTAAAATTGCCCTGAGGCTCCAGAATACCGGCCACCACGGTGTCTTTGCGCAGCTTGGCCGCCGCCGGCACCAGGCTGGCGTCGCTGGCCGGAGTAATGCCTTCCGCCAAGGTTTCCGCCTGGGCGCTAAATGCCAGGCCCAGCGCGCAGGCGATGGCCAGCGCGGTCCGTGGTTTTTGCACCCGTTTATTCAGTTGATTTCTTATTCTGCTCACCCGCCGCCCCTCGTTTACCCGTTGATAAATGTGACAAAATTTATCGCAGAGTAATCGGCGTCCGGGGGGCTGTCTAACAACGAAACCGGCATTCTATTGCCGGAAATCGCAATATGAATTTTTCTATTGCGATTTCCGGTCACTGGGCGTGTTTAGCCTGAGGGTTCAAGCTGCCGGATAAGTTTGGCTAAGGTCTGAATCGCCGCTTCGTGCTTGTCGCTCCAGTCAAAAGAGGCGTTCAGGCGGAAGCAGTGGTTGAAATGGTTGCCGGTGGTGAACATCCTGCCTGGCGCGATACTCACACCTAACGCCAGCGCGCGCTGGTACAGTTCCATCGACGACAGCGCAGGATCCAGCTCTACCCACAGAAAATAGCCGCCGTCAGGCTGGCTGACCTTTACGGTAGGTGGAAAGTGATGGGCAATCGCCTGGCGCATCATGCTCTGACGCTGAGCCAGCAGCCGACGCAAGCGCCGCAGATGGGTGTCGTAGCCGCCATGCAGCAGATAATCGGCGATCGCCAACTGGGTGGGCACGCTGGTCGATACCGTGCTCATCAGTTGCAAACGCTGGATCTGCTGCGCATAGCGCCCCGCCGCCACCCAGCCCACGCGAAAGCCCGGTGCAAGGCATTTTGAAAACGACGAACAGTGCAAAATCTGCCCGCCGCGGTCTAACGCCTTGGCCGGCTGCGGGCGCTCGGCGCTGAAATACAGTTCGCCGTAAACATCGTCCTCAATCAGCGATATCTGCCGCTCGCGCAGCATGCCCACCAGCCGCTGTTTATTCTCTGCCGGCATCGAGGCGCCCAATGGATTCTGGAAGTAGGTCATCAGCCAGCAGGCCTTAATCGGGTACTGTTCCAAGGCATGTTCCAACGCATCCAGATCGATGCCGTCCTGCGGATGGGTCGCGATCGCCACCGCCTTTAACCGCAGCCGCTCCAGCGCCTGCAATGCCCCGTAAAAGGCCGGGGACTCGATCGCCACGTAATCCCCCGGCTGCGTCACCGCCTGCAGGCTAAGGCTCAGCGACTCCATAGCACCGGCGGTAATCACGATTTCATCCGGGGCGACCTGCATGCCGCTCAACGCATAACGCTGGGCAATGTTGCGGCGCAACGCGTCATTGCCGGGCGGCAGGTTAGCCAGCGAACTGTGCGGGGTGAATTTGCGCGCTACGCTGCTCAGCGCCCGCGCCAGCTTCGGCTGAGCAAACAGCGTGGCATCGGGAAACGCCGAGCCGAAGGGGATAATTTCGGGATCTTTGCACGCCTGCAACACGTCGAAGATAAAGGTGTTGATGTCAACCTGCTCACTCAACAGCAGTTTTTCCCCGCGCGCCGGCTGCGGCAGCGGTTGCGGGCGTGCCGCCACGTAATAGCCGGACTGCGGTCGCGCGACGATCCAGCCCTGACTCTCCAGCAGTTGATACGACTGCACCACCGTCATCAGGCTCAGCCCTGCACGCTTGCCGCTCTCCCGCAGCGACGGCAGCTTGTCCCCCGCCCGCCATACCCGGTTCTGGATCTGTTCACGTATTTGCTGTGCGAGCTGCTCGTATCTGGTCATAGGCCTTAACTGTTATATGAAAAAGTGAAATAACTGTCACTATTATAGTCACTGTACTCCGTGCTTAACTTGGCGCCAAGCTTTCCACAAAAAAATTGCAGCTATACTGAAGAGGTTATTTTATGTCCAACCCAAGGAGGCGCCATGCTGGGTCTTGATGCACTGGAACTTGCCAGAATACAGTTCGCCTTCACCGTTTCTTTCCATATTATTTTTCCTGCAATCACCATAGGCTTGGCCAGTTACCTGGCGGTGCTGGAAGGGCT contains:
- a CDS encoding ABC transporter substrate-binding protein; amino-acid sequence: MSRIRNQLNKRVQKPRTALAIACALGLAFSAQAETLAEGITPASDASLVPAAAKLRKDTVVAGILEPQGNFNPYLFSNGWDENVTDVIFTRLIGLDSQGKPVARLAESWQVSPDNRVYTIKLRPNLLYSDGSPIKAEDIAFTLTLLHDPAYDGDTDIAPAHIQGGAEYKNGTAPSISGLKVIDDRTLQITTTQPGATTLQLIGGPVLSKAYYGKEYQRGKLESVRALNGKPLGNGPYIYDKYVPGQEIRFHANPNFYLGTPAVARFIYRVTNPSTNFQLFQTGETDYDAFTSKPDDIEQLKLLGFANINLYSSSDYSRVDFNFKRPALQDARVRQALIYGLDRQKLITVVYQGYGSVANQPISPVSWAYDPQGINPYAYDVNKAKQLLDQAGWKPGADGIRQKDGKKLELTLLVTKKLINDALVPIAKDNYRQIGVLLKPQVLDFNALLAQRKAGNYDLASLSTSGLNDPHDGVRDFISQVSETGYHNPQVDKLIGEANATLDIEQRKPLYHKLYQVLAEDPPVILLGNRKVLSASSARVTGFKPDVYNGLTGSLPDVKLAQ
- a CDS encoding PLP-dependent aminotransferase family protein; this translates as MTRYEQLAQQIREQIQNRVWRAGDKLPSLRESGKRAGLSLMTVVQSYQLLESQGWIVARPQSGYYVAARPQPLPQPARGEKLLLSEQVDINTFIFDVLQACKDPEIIPFGSAFPDATLFAQPKLARALSSVARKFTPHSSLANLPPGNDALRRNIAQRYALSGMQVAPDEIVITAGAMESLSLSLQAVTQPGDYVAIESPAFYGALQALERLRLKAVAIATHPQDGIDLDALEHALEQYPIKACWLMTYFQNPLGASMPAENKQRLVGMLRERQISLIEDDVYGELYFSAERPQPAKALDRGGQILHCSSFSKCLAPGFRVGWVAAGRYAQQIQRLQLMSTVSTSVPTQLAIADYLLHGGYDTHLRRLRRLLAQRQSMMRQAIAHHFPPTVKVSQPDGGYFLWVELDPALSSMELYQRALALGVSIAPGRMFTTGNHFNHCFRLNASFDWSDKHEAAIQTLAKLIRQLEPSG